The DNA region GATGTGAAATACTCCTTACATAGTTTATCTATTCTTCTAAAAGGCACTTAATTAAGCAAACGTAAAATCATGATGCAAACAGGCTTTTACAATGCTTTGTATATTATTAGAGAGCTGCGTTGAATCCATAAAATACCTTACATTTTTAGTTCTCGGATATTATCTGCTAATGTTTCTACATAGATCTGTTAGTATcccaaaatgtttaatttcagcACTTTGCCTGTGTATTTGGACAGagacatttgtgttatttttcttctcactttgaTTTCTGGTCAAGCTAGATAGATTTTAGCTCAGAATTACTTCAGCATACAACTTTGTCACTAGACATGACATACGAAAGATCTTACTTGAAAGCAGTGAGAACGACTGGACTACCTTGACCCAAGCCCTGAAACCATTTGTCACTGAGTGGGTTGTGATTTGCACGGTAACTTCTGTATGCAAAAGGATTTGGAAGCTGAAGACCTTTACAATCTTTCTTCCTCCACTCCCCAGGATACTATAATTTTGGTGTAATCATTTAAAGTAATGCAAGTATGTATATTGGTCCTGCCAAGCTTAAAGACGAGAGGGCCGTAATCCAGCAGTTTACCTCATACTTGAGGTTTGCTACCTCAGCTTTCTAAGACTAAGAGCAAAGGAGTCGTAACAAAAAGATAGCTTCTTCCTTATTTAGGAAAATGATAGTTCACTTTAAAGGCTGAGGCTGGATAGTGTTGTCTTGAATCCTgtaaaaatttttgttttgtttaagctttttaattttgtagatAGATTTAAAACTAATAGGGGGATTATAAGCGTCATTAGAGCATTTTGTAGGTTATCTTTGACAGCATCAGACATGCCTGACTTCAGAAGATGTTGGCAGAGACAAGTATTACTAAATATTTCCCAAATGCCTTACCAAATTCATTGCAAGCAGCTATAATGACAACAGGGATGAGAGCATGCACTGGCAACTAGTTTTCTACTCAAACACTAGAAGATGAGTATAAACTGCTCTTTTGGGTATTTTAGCATTTAAATGGTActtttttggaaacaaatgctTGAATGGttagacaaacaaaaaaagtcttggaTTTCCACTAATGGAAAACTCTTAGCTGACCTTGAAAGCATTTTTGGTGGTCCTTTCTGCAGATCACAGTGTGAAATAGAATATGTAGGAAACATTGGATCTGTCCCAAAAGTGCCTTTTTGGTTAagttattaaaactgaaatgatgCAAACATCACAAATCAAAGAACTAGGCAAGCAAATTCATTCTCTTAGGTTAATAGGCCTCTGGTTAGGGGGATATTCCAAGAAGAAGTGGAAGAAGAGATAAAGGGACTTGCGGAAATTTCACCTCTTTTACAAGAATTCggaagaaatgtgatttttctatttaaagctTTCTATAACAATTTCTGTATGTGCATGAGAGAGAgcctgaaagaaagaaaaggatgtCTTTGATATTTTATGATAGAGACACTTGCTTGGTGTTGGCGTGCTCTTTgatagaaaacaaatgtttattaAAACTGGAAGAGGGCAGACTGCCCTATGTGAAATCAGTGGGTCCAAATTTATCTTTTGGAACAGACCAGACATGGCATGCTCccatcaaacagaaaaaatcacAGATAAAGTCCAGTGTGGTTAAGGAGGAGCAGTGAAGAGATGGACTGATGGTATTCAACAGATTGCTGATCGTCAGCTTCTGAGTATATGAAGCTGGTGGGGAGCTGAGAAAGCTTTCAGAAGTTCTTGTAATATTGCCAGGATCCGTAGacagatttttgctttgctCAGACTCTATCTCATAACTCAATTAACACTGTGTTAGGAAAGTGGTAATACAAATCTGCAGCCCTAAACTTGTTACAGCGCTTGATAAAATTCTGTTGATTTCACACATTTTTGCCACGTAATGTAGAAGACAAGGCAGTGGCCTGATGTCACATAGACTTTGGCTTTAATTCTGACTGTGCCACTGACAGCACAATCCCAGGCAAATCActtcttgtctcttctttcctctttgatACTTTGTCATTACAGGCTAGCAGCAATTCTGGGTGAGAATTCATTTACTCCCTCTTTACAATGCATTGAAAAATGTGacaattataaaaaaaagtacagcTAAAAGTACCACTGtattcactttttattttccccagggAATGTATGTGTTTTTGCATGCAGTAAAGGGAACTCCTTTTGAAACACCTGATCAGGGGAAAGCTAGGCTACTAACACACTGGGAACAACTGGATTATGGAGTACAATTTACGTCTTCAAGAAAATTCTTCACAATCTCTCCTATAATTCTGTGAGtttgaaactgtattttggATTGAGTGAGTCATAAACCCattatttcaaaagctgcaaCAAAACGGGTTGTAATTTACattctgaaagtattttgtctctttttttttgcttgtttggtcTTACATCACAGAGGTAGGGAGTACATATTTACAGGCTATATAATCAACAGtcttccctcctgcagcttTTGACACTGGTTCACATGCTGAAGTCAAAGTTCGTAAACAGTTATTAATGGGGCAGGTTTTAAAGATTAGAAATGTTGTGAACTGTTAACTCTTGAAGTTCTTCAAGAGACTGGGAAGTCATAAATATTGACAAGCTACACTAATTGCCTTGCGGTCGTGGCAGCATTTATTAAACAATTGCAGCTTGTGAGTTAGGAGGGGCGTGGCAGTCCTTACTGAAGGGGGTCCAGGATTTTGCGTGTCACTTGCTTTGCACAGATTGCCTTCTCTTTACACTAGTTATGCAAATAGATGAGAAATTCTACACCACCTGTCTCTGTTGACAAAAGTATGGTTGTGTAACTAAAGGAAATCAGATATGCATTTAATAGCCAGCTCTGGAAagtctttctgttcttccctaAGGAAGTGTCCACTTGCatggtggggggagggaggatCCTGCATCGTGTTCAGAAAGTTGGTGCGCAGAGgatagaaactgaaaaaatacatataatgcTCAAAAACAGTCCTCTGTCTTCAAAGATACCTTCTTGCTTTCCAGTGAGAATTTTGGATTCGTAACATTTGGCTACAGTTCTCTTTGTGCGCTAATATTGCATAAGTAGTTGAAAAAACATCTCCgttttgctggggaaaaaaccccaaaccaacaatgCAATAGCCTCATTTCTGTGACTGGTGTTTGCAAAGAACAGGATGAAATTATCGGCTCAAAGTGTAAAGAAGTTTGTAGTGAATTGGATTTTCTGAGGCACGTTTCCTTATTTTGCAGCTGAACAGGTTGTGGActagcttaaaagaaaaatgggctGGAAACATCTGTCAGATGGGAAGCACTTTAAAATCGCGCCAGTCACAGATGTGCTCAGCATAAATgatttttgcacagaaaaattcaaatGCTTAGTCACTGAGCTTGCTAGGATAGCAGAACTGCAAGTATTTTGGTAACAGATCTTACACTGTTTAGAACCTGTATCATAATTCAGGCTTGTAGCTGCAGAAGTCAGAGAATCCAACCTGAGGGGCGGGGAGGAGTGCTGGAGGAGAATACTAGCTGTGAGTTGCTTTTTAGCACGTTGAGAAGTACTGGAAGAAGAGAATTGGTCCATGATTTTGCTGTAGATGTTCTAGAACCTCAGGTGAGATATTTAATACAGGAATAGATGGGTTGTTAACCAGTAAAATATCACTGATGACTAAAGCACTTTTTTCAGCTatgctttctttgtttcttttttagacAAGGGTGTCATCAGCTCAGCTTGCTCCCTTTTTGCCTTGCAGGTACTTTCTGGCAAGTTTCTACACAAAGTATGATCCAACACACTTTATCCTCAACACAACCTCTCTTCTGACCGTGCTTATCCCCAAGCTGCCACAGTTGCATGGCGTTCGAATCTTTGGCATCAATAAATATTGAGCAGAAGGTCTGGCACAGAGCACCCCTGATGTGGCTactgctgctccccaggagaaggaagagagtaGTCTGCTGTGCCGTGTATCTAATCGTATTCAATGAGAGATGCTTTTACACCTGAGATACAGCTCCTGCTTCCTGCAGCATTGTCTGGGATGGAAGCTGGGTTTATAAGAAGATGCCTTCAAATACTTAAATGTGAATTGGAAACCTCTAGAAGAAAGATTTCCATGAACAACTGGGCAGGCCCAGCTCTAAAGTGTAATCCCCACGAAGACTGTGTCTGTGCCTGGCTGACGCAAGTGACTTGCAAGGCAGGTGCAAACAGCTGAGATGGAGAGCAGCGTTTCACAAATACCCAGTCAACAGTAACGCAAACAATAACTTTACGTATAAATCCAGGATCCTGGATGCCAAGGGCTGGCGAGGCCGCCGTCTTAGATTAAGTAGCTAGTTTCTGCTGTATGGATTGTAGGTGGTTGTGCTTGTTATTGCATTGTAAAAGTTTGTCTCACGGTAAATACTGTGACAGGTAGCATAAACTGAAGGTATGCTTCATGCCTTACCTGTTcttgtgatttattatttttttttttattttgtcacaaAGACCGAAGAAAGTCCTTAACTGCCAGCTCAGGGGATTTCTACATCAACTTGATAGCTCAGTTTATGTACGCTTTTACAAGTCGCTGCTGttgtgtttatttcattttgcttacCAGGATACTGACTTTTCTGTATGTAGATGTGACATTCTGAAGAACTGAGATTTCTTTTAAGGTGTGGATTTTTGACTGTTTCCTCTGATACTTGACCGATGGGTTGTTTTTCAGTAGTTAAGAGTCTTGTAATGGTGGGGGAAAGGGTTGCTGCTGTCGTAGAAGCAGCTCTGTTATAGAGCAACACTGTCAGAACACGTAAGAGAAACTCTGTGTAGGTCGTAAATTAGAATAGAAGATGAACTAGACATAGGTGAGTAGGCACATCACATGGACTAACTGtatgcttttgcagaaaaaaggtATAGATAATTTGCATGTCTTGGAAATGTGGAGGAATGCTGTGGTTTAGGGGTGCTGTGTAATACAGAGTAATCTTGTATATGATCGACTCTGGAACTAGAGGGAGGTACATCTATAGCTCTGAGCACTGagttcttggaaaaaaagattaattttgagGTTTACTATATGTCTGCCAGCCAAAACCGGTTCAGATTTAACAGAAGCCACCGTTTAAGACTTGGTTTGCATTTTGGTTGCAGTGACAGCCAGTGagcaggaaaaaattaataataaaaataataataataataaaaacaacaaaataaaagcccATGGTGACATACTTCTTTTCTTGCTAAGTTGATGTTGTGGCTATTTACTTTATCGATAAAGATGCTGTTAAAAAAAGGTATTGagttatgaatttttttttttttttttggcgaGAGGAAGTAATTAATTCCTGCTGTTATTTATACAGGAAGTGCTAATTAATTGCACAGTGGTGACCCCCGCCAGGCCGTGGCGGCCCTGTGCGACCCCAGCGGTGTGTCCGAGCGGGCAGGGCCGTAGGGCACGGCGCCGGGGAGGGCGAGGGGCGGCTGCCGGCGACAAATCGCGACACGAAGGTGCGGTGCCGATAGCGGCTGCGCCCGGTGGGGCAGCCGGGACGCGgaggcggggccggggcgggcctTCCGCCTGAGCCCAATgccgg from Falco biarmicus isolate bFalBia1 chromosome 8, bFalBia1.pri, whole genome shotgun sequence includes:
- the ORMDL1 gene encoding ORM1-like protein 1 isoform X1, translated to MNVGVAHSEVNPNTRVMNSRGMWLTYALGVGMLHIVLLSIPFFSVSVAWTLTNVIHNLGMYVFLHAVKGTPFETPDQGKARLLTHWEQLDYGVQFTSSRKFFTISPIILYFLASFYTKYDPTHFILNTTSLLTVLIPKLPQLHGVRIFGINKY
- the ORMDL1 gene encoding ORM1-like protein 1 isoform X2; amino-acid sequence: MNVGVAHSEVNPNTRVMNSRGMWLTYALGVGMLHIVLLSIPFFSVSVAWTLTNVIHNLGMYVFLHAVKGTPFETPDQGKARLLTHWEQLDYGVQFTSSRKFFTISPIILQGCHQLSLLPFCLAGTFWQVSTQSMIQHTLSSTQPLF